Proteins from a genomic interval of uncultured Methanocorpusculum sp.:
- the mch gene encoding methenyltetrahydromethanopterin cyclohydrolase — protein sequence MVSVNELGLDLFEELVENADLFNVAYHELDNGSRVVDCGVSVPGGYGAGDYFTRICMGGLGDIAFRQGMVGQFPMTFIDVNTDFPAISCLGSQKAGWTVKHDNFFAMGSGPARALSLQPKHTFEVIGYEDESDAAVICLEADRLPSGAVMEMIAEKCKVDVANVCALVAPTSSLVGSIQVAGRCVETAVYKLNELGFDTTKIIAAAGTAPIPPVRGAKLAMGVTNDATIYHGQINLTMNAPEIVDYLEKIPSCSSNGYGKPFNDIFKEAGYDFYKIDKSLFSPAEVIINEVSTGKVYQVGKVDTAVTLKSFGLA from the coding sequence TTGGTAAGTGTAAACGAACTTGGACTTGATCTCTTCGAAGAACTCGTAGAGAACGCAGATCTGTTTAATGTTGCATACCACGAACTCGACAACGGTTCCCGTGTCGTCGACTGTGGTGTGAGTGTTCCTGGCGGCTACGGAGCAGGCGACTACTTTACCCGTATTTGTATGGGCGGCCTTGGCGATATCGCATTCCGCCAGGGTATGGTCGGCCAGTTCCCGATGACGTTCATCGATGTGAACACCGATTTCCCGGCAATCTCCTGCCTCGGCTCACAGAAAGCCGGCTGGACAGTCAAACACGACAACTTCTTCGCCATGGGCTCAGGACCGGCACGTGCCCTGTCCCTTCAGCCGAAACACACCTTCGAAGTCATCGGCTACGAGGATGAATCAGATGCAGCAGTGATCTGTCTCGAAGCCGACCGCCTCCCAAGCGGAGCAGTCATGGAGATGATCGCAGAGAAGTGTAAGGTCGATGTCGCAAACGTCTGCGCTCTTGTCGCTCCGACCTCCTCACTGGTTGGTTCCATCCAGGTCGCAGGACGCTGTGTCGAGACCGCAGTCTACAAACTGAACGAACTCGGATTTGACACGACGAAGATCATCGCAGCCGCAGGTACCGCCCCGATCCCGCCGGTACGCGGAGCAAAACTCGCAATGGGCGTTACAAACGACGCAACCATCTACCACGGACAGATCAACCTGACGATGAATGCACCGGAGATCGTTGACTATCTTGAGAAGATCCCGAGCTGCTCGTCCAACGGATACGGCAAACCGTTCAATGATATCTTCAAGGAAGCAGGATACGACTTCTACAAGATCGACAAGAGCCTCTTCTCCCCGGCTGAAGTTATCATCAACGAAGTCTCCACCGGCAAAGTCTATCAGGTCGGAAAGGTCGACACCGCTGTAACCCTGAAGTCGTTCGGTCTTGCATAA
- a CDS encoding ATP-binding cassette domain-containing protein, whose amino-acid sequence MELDAFFTEVSATKISELLKRYPLASDYLANIRLGKINHELTLPEALLDVDEDILEEFGLTRDSVVLHFCSFLSAFSPDTELNGDITSITILGGQDKSGRPEQVEITVVPGEIVGVVGPTGSGKSRLLEDIECLAQRDTPTDRQTDRQTDRQTDRQTDRQTDRQTDRQTDRQTDRQTDRQTDRQTDRQTDRFF is encoded by the coding sequence ATGGAGTTAGATGCATTTTTTACCGAGGTCTCAGCGACAAAAATCTCCGAACTGCTGAAACGCTATCCCCTGGCATCCGATTATCTGGCAAATATCCGGCTTGGCAAAATCAATCACGAGCTGACTCTTCCTGAAGCACTCCTTGACGTGGATGAAGATATTCTCGAAGAATTCGGCCTCACGCGTGACAGTGTGGTTCTGCATTTTTGTTCATTTCTCTCAGCATTCTCCCCGGATACGGAATTGAATGGAGATATCACGTCGATAACCATTCTTGGTGGTCAGGATAAATCCGGCAGACCGGAGCAGGTCGAAATAACCGTTGTGCCGGGAGAGATCGTGGGTGTTGTCGGTCCGACAGGATCAGGAAAAAGCCGTCTCCTTGAAGACATCGAATGCCTGGCTCAAAGAGACACCCCGACAGACAGACAGACAGACAGACAGACAGACAGACAGACAGACAGACAGACAGACAGACAGACAGACAGACAGACAGACAGACAGACAGACAGACAGACAGACAGACAGACAGACAGACAGACAGACAGACAGACAGACAGACAGACAGACAGATTCTTCTGA
- a CDS encoding ABC transporter — protein MNGAAPTDERRFATGGKLVAQLSQNMNFVMDLTVREFLEMHAKSRMTMNPTETAERCFVCANTLAGEKFTPETKVTQLSGGQSRALMIADTALMSASPIILIDEIENAGIDRREAIKLLANHEKIILMSTHDPLLALRADKRIVIKNGGIAKILVTTETERQSLDHIQQMDEILQNLRNHLRKGDTITMEMIPKMEEKHVGTL, from the coding sequence CTGAACGGTGCGGCCCCAACTGATGAACGAAGATTTGCGACAGGAGGAAAACTCGTTGCACAACTGTCCCAGAACATGAATTTCGTTATGGATCTCACGGTTCGTGAATTTTTGGAGATGCATGCAAAAAGCCGGATGACGATGAACCCAACCGAGACGGCAGAACGTTGTTTTGTCTGTGCGAACACTCTTGCCGGGGAAAAATTTACTCCGGAAACAAAAGTCACCCAGCTTTCCGGCGGCCAATCCCGGGCATTGATGATAGCAGACACCGCCCTCATGAGTGCATCACCGATCATTCTCATCGATGAGATAGAGAATGCCGGTATCGACCGACGAGAGGCAATAAAACTGCTTGCAAATCACGAAAAGATCATTCTGATGTCGACCCACGACCCGCTTCTTGCTCTCCGGGCAGATAAAAGGATCGTGATCAAGAACGGCGGGATCGCAAAGATCCTTGTAACAACCGAAACCGAACGGCAAAGTCTCGACCATATCCAGCAGATGGACGAGATTCTGCAGAACCTGAGAAATCATCTAAGAAAAGGTGATACGATCACCATGGAAATGATACCGAAAATGGAGGAAAAACATGTGGGAACTTTATGA
- a CDS encoding DUF364 domain-containing protein, whose amino-acid sequence MWELYDALIEQIPDDITAKNIIVGNETTLVESNIGGVGFAPFRQYFQRAPSVTKNKLEMPLKELAECVKSWNFPEASIGNAAINAWYNHPDTAKRAGIDVPERKTIKDRLNDPFINSQNQVKGKMVCVVGHFPFIEKLFAPVCDLRIIERDPIEGDYPYTSCEYLLPECDYAYLTCAALGDKSMPRLLELSENAEKVVIVGPATPLAAPLFEFGADDLSGLVITDNALVLRIATGAESQRIYNAGQKVHFLKTENTNAG is encoded by the coding sequence ATGTGGGAACTTTATGACGCTTTAATTGAACAGATCCCTGACGATATTACTGCAAAGAATATCATTGTCGGGAATGAGACAACACTTGTAGAATCAAATATAGGCGGGGTTGGATTCGCTCCGTTCCGTCAGTATTTTCAGCGGGCCCCGTCTGTAACCAAGAATAAACTCGAGATGCCCCTCAAAGAACTTGCCGAGTGTGTAAAATCCTGGAACTTTCCAGAAGCATCTATTGGGAATGCCGCGATCAATGCATGGTATAATCACCCGGATACAGCCAAACGTGCGGGAATCGATGTTCCTGAGCGAAAAACGATCAAGGACAGACTGAATGATCCGTTTATCAATTCCCAGAACCAGGTGAAAGGCAAGATGGTCTGCGTTGTAGGCCATTTTCCTTTTATAGAGAAACTTTTCGCACCGGTCTGCGACCTGCGTATCATTGAAAGGGATCCAATAGAGGGAGACTATCCCTATACGTCATGCGAATATCTGCTCCCGGAATGCGATTATGCGTATCTGACCTGCGCAGCACTTGGCGATAAAAGCATGCCGCGTCTTCTGGAACTTTCCGAAAATGCAGAAAAAGTCGTTATTGTAGGTCCGGCAACACCGCTTGCAGCACCATTGTTCGAATTCGGAGCCGATGATCTGTCCGGTCTCGTAATCACGGACAATGCACTTGTATTGAGAATAGCGACCGGGGCAGAGAGCCAGAGGATCTACAATGCAGGACAAAAAGTGCATTTTTTGAAAACAGAGAATACGAACGCAGGATGA
- the tsaA gene encoding tRNA (N6-threonylcarbamoyladenosine(37)-N6)-methyltransferase TrmO, whose protein sequence is MTNTHEQRMVQFTPIGRVHSPHQDLAGMPIQPPAAKEFAGTIEIFTEFSDGLKDIEEFTRLMIIYHLHKSDGCNLTVTPFLDTQSHGVFATRVPKRPNAIGFSVVRLLGREDNILSIGDVDILDGTPILDIKPYVPLFDAYQNERYGWFEGKLTDIEAARSDDRFKN, encoded by the coding sequence ATGACAAACACGCATGAACAGAGGATGGTCCAGTTCACGCCGATAGGCCGTGTCCATTCCCCTCATCAGGATCTTGCAGGGATGCCGATTCAGCCCCCTGCAGCCAAAGAATTTGCCGGAACAATAGAAATATTTACCGAGTTCTCGGACGGGCTGAAAGATATTGAAGAGTTCACGAGACTTATGATCATATACCACCTGCATAAAAGTGACGGCTGCAACCTTACCGTGACGCCGTTTCTTGACACGCAAAGCCACGGTGTTTTTGCAACAAGAGTGCCGAAAAGACCGAATGCGATCGGTTTTTCCGTCGTTCGCCTGCTTGGCCGTGAAGATAATATTCTCAGTATCGGAGATGTCGATATCCTGGACGGTACGCCCATCCTGGACATCAAACCGTACGTCCCATTATTTGACGCATATCAAAATGAACGGTACGGATGGTTTGAAGGCAAACTGACGGATATCGAAGCTGCACGCTCCGATGACCGGTTTAAAAACTAA
- the modA gene encoding molybdate ABC transporter substrate-binding protein, with product MKKAILSLLAVFAILLAIICSAGCIADNQNYDGQTLLVYSGAGLKGPMAEIGKVFGEKYNVTVDLTYGGSGVLISQMTTTQLGDIFIPGGEPDYQNAVAKGLVSAEYQPVAYHVPVIAVAKGNPYNITTVEDLAKPGLRVALGDVNATAIGKAGVVIFNKAGILDAVEKNVVLRGATINEVVTALSTGNTDAAVLTLDSANQDLFTIIEIPVTDNSILITPIGVTTFTTQPELAQLFADFVASDEGKAIFEKYGFPGYPDEKYT from the coding sequence ATGAAAAAAGCAATTCTCTCTCTCTTAGCTGTGTTTGCGATTCTTCTGGCAATCATATGCTCTGCGGGCTGCATCGCAGATAATCAGAATTATGATGGTCAGACCCTTCTTGTGTATTCCGGTGCAGGGCTGAAAGGTCCCATGGCTGAAATCGGAAAAGTCTTCGGTGAAAAATACAACGTAACCGTTGATCTCACCTATGGTGGGTCCGGTGTTTTGATTTCCCAGATGACAACCACACAACTCGGTGATATTTTCATTCCAGGCGGAGAACCCGATTATCAGAATGCTGTTGCAAAAGGTCTCGTGAGTGCAGAGTACCAGCCGGTAGCTTACCATGTGCCGGTAATTGCCGTTGCAAAAGGGAATCCGTATAATATTACAACCGTTGAAGACCTCGCAAAACCCGGTCTTCGCGTTGCTCTTGGAGATGTAAATGCTACGGCCATCGGAAAAGCCGGTGTCGTCATTTTTAATAAAGCAGGTATCCTGGATGCTGTTGAAAAGAATGTCGTTCTTCGCGGTGCGACCATCAATGAAGTTGTAACGGCCCTTTCGACCGGAAATACCGATGCCGCTGTCTTGACGCTCGACAGTGCCAATCAGGATCTCTTCACCATTATCGAAATCCCAGTGACGGACAATTCCATTCTCATTACCCCGATAGGCGTAACTACGTTCACCACTCAGCCAGAACTTGCCCAGTTGTTCGCTGACTTTGTTGCATCCGATGAAGGAAAGGCAATCTTTGAAAAGTATGGCTTCCCAGGATATCCAGATGAGAAATACACCTGA
- the tsaA gene encoding tRNA (N6-threonylcarbamoyladenosine(37)-N6)-methyltransferase TrmO: protein MSEKFTVEQIGILHSPYTDPMQTPIQSVFAKGQGTIEIFPEFAEGLDQIESFSHLILITRLHKAPSEMLVETPMVDGGMSHGIFATRHMCRPNRIGFSIVKLLSVTGNSLVVEGLDLLDGTPVLDIKPYIPAFDAVLDASSGWLSSQHLDNIRKKSQSL from the coding sequence ATGTCGGAAAAATTCACCGTAGAGCAGATAGGGATACTCCATTCCCCCTATACGGACCCCATGCAAACACCGATACAAAGTGTTTTCGCCAAAGGGCAGGGAACTATAGAGATTTTCCCTGAATTTGCAGAAGGACTGGATCAGATCGAGTCATTTTCTCATCTGATCCTTATTACCCGTCTGCACAAAGCTCCATCAGAAATGCTTGTCGAAACACCAATGGTTGACGGCGGGATGTCGCATGGAATTTTTGCGACCCGGCACATGTGCCGACCGAACCGGATCGGCTTTTCGATCGTGAAACTCCTGTCGGTGACAGGGAACAGCCTCGTAGTCGAAGGTTTGGATCTTCTTGACGGAACCCCGGTTCTTGACATCAAACCCTATATCCCGGCGTTTGACGCTGTTTTGGATGCATCATCCGGATGGCTGAGCAGTCAGCATCTGGATAATATCCGGAAAAAAAGTCAGTCTCTTTGA
- a CDS encoding ABC transporter permease: MTCFLSKEIWYAIQLSIITAVISTLICLIIAVPIAYSMTRFSFFGKQWVNVLLNLPLSLPPLVAGVALLIFLSPVTSPVGQFFTGMGIYIVYTPAAIIVAQVFVNAPYMVRITRSTFGMISPRYEHVARTLGCSEFGAFRKITLPMAKNGLIGGIIITWSKAMGEFGAVLMLAGAIAMKTETLPIALFLNMSTGDLDMAIAAALILLVISGAALILFEYFGKDVGEICA, encoded by the coding sequence ATGACATGTTTTCTCTCGAAAGAGATATGGTATGCTATCCAGCTGTCGATCATAACTGCAGTAATATCAACGCTCATTTGTTTGATAATCGCAGTACCGATTGCCTATTCCATGACACGGTTCAGCTTTTTTGGGAAACAGTGGGTTAACGTTCTCCTGAATCTCCCTCTATCTCTCCCGCCGCTTGTAGCGGGCGTGGCACTGTTGATTTTTCTCTCTCCGGTCACCTCACCGGTCGGTCAGTTTTTCACCGGCATGGGAATATACATTGTCTACACGCCGGCGGCAATCATCGTTGCTCAGGTCTTTGTGAATGCGCCATATATGGTCAGAATCACCCGGTCCACATTTGGGATGATTAGTCCGCGATATGAACACGTGGCACGAACGCTTGGTTGTTCTGAGTTTGGTGCATTCCGGAAAATCACCCTTCCCATGGCAAAAAACGGACTGATCGGCGGGATCATTATCACCTGGTCAAAGGCAATGGGTGAGTTTGGAGCAGTCTTAATGCTTGCCGGTGCTATCGCTATGAAAACGGAAACCCTGCCGATAGCGCTGTTCCTGAACATGTCCACCGGAGATTTGGACATGGCCATTGCGGCTGCCCTTATTCTCCTGGTAATTTCCGGAGCTGCTCTCATTCTGTTTGAATATTTCGGCAAAGATGTAGGTGAGATTTGTGCTTGA
- a CDS encoding ATP-binding cassette domain-containing protein — translation MLEITALSIQLGEFSFSDLNLDVKEGEYCIILGPTGAGKTILLETIAGIHYPKSGRICLNGKDITNTPPESRGIGMVYQDYMLFPHMTVGENIDFGLKEQGVAKPEREAAVKKIAATFGISHLLDRHPQTLSGGEQQRTAIARSLLLRPSVLLLDEPLSALDTITRERLRNELKAIHTETGMTILHITHHFEDIYALADRVIVMREGKIIQEGTPDTILRHPISHFIANFTGMDNIFTGYAEMTSSGVAEIRIGTTIIRAVTELTGQVHAGIRPEDMIISSEPFTSSAQNSFSGVVTQIIDVGAYSKIIVDTGLLLTAILTHQSIQRLGITVGTSIWVTFKATSVHVFRE, via the coding sequence GTGCTTGAAATAACTGCCCTTTCCATTCAGCTCGGAGAATTTTCCTTTAGCGATCTGAATCTGGATGTGAAAGAGGGAGAATACTGCATAATTCTTGGTCCGACAGGCGCGGGCAAAACGATACTTCTCGAAACGATCGCCGGGATTCATTATCCAAAATCCGGCAGGATCTGTTTGAACGGAAAAGACATCACAAATACCCCTCCTGAATCACGCGGGATCGGGATGGTTTATCAGGACTATATGCTCTTTCCCCATATGACCGTGGGAGAGAACATTGATTTTGGACTCAAGGAGCAAGGAGTGGCAAAACCAGAACGGGAGGCTGCCGTCAAAAAAATCGCAGCTACGTTTGGGATCTCACACCTCCTTGACCGACATCCACAGACCCTTTCAGGAGGGGAACAGCAGCGAACCGCGATCGCCCGGTCACTTCTGCTGCGTCCGTCGGTTCTTCTTTTGGACGAACCCCTTTCAGCTCTGGATACCATCACGCGTGAACGACTCAGAAATGAACTCAAGGCTATCCATACTGAAACCGGAATGACGATCCTGCATATCACACATCATTTTGAAGATATCTATGCCCTTGCCGATCGCGTTATCGTAATGAGGGAGGGGAAAATCATTCAGGAGGGAACACCGGATACGATCCTACGCCATCCAATCTCACATTTTATTGCAAATTTCACCGGGATGGATAATATTTTCACCGGATATGCAGAGATGACATCATCCGGAGTTGCTGAGATCAGGATTGGTACAACGATCATTCGGGCAGTTACGGAGTTGACCGGACAGGTACACGCAGGAATCAGACCTGAGGATATGATAATATCCTCAGAGCCGTTTACTTCATCAGCGCAAAACTCATTTTCCGGTGTTGTTACGCAGATTATCGACGTTGGTGCTTATTCAAAGATCATTGTCGATACAGGTCTTCTTCTAACAGCGATCCTTACTCATCAAAGCATTCAGCGTCTTGGAATAACTGTTGGAACCTCCATCTGGGTCACCTTCAAGGCAACTTCCGTGCATGTGTTCAGGGAATAA
- a CDS encoding molybdopterin-binding protein has translation MIDMKLSARNQIKGKVVKVTNGMVSSEIVIDIGNGQQIVSVITKTSADSLNLAVGKEVYAVIKSSEVMVAVE, from the coding sequence ATGATAGATATGAAACTTAGCGCAAGAAACCAGATTAAAGGAAAAGTTGTCAAAGTAACGAACGGTATGGTTAGCAGCGAAATTGTCATTGATATCGGCAATGGCCAGCAGATCGTATCTGTTATTACAAAAACATCTGCCGATTCCCTCAATCTCGCCGTAGGGAAAGAAGTATACGCTGTCATCAAATCAAGCGAAGTGATGGTAGCCGTTGAATAA
- a CDS encoding radical SAM protein: protein MIRDIRLGFSRRKSIYGKQEGYVLLTIPDAFLTTYLNDAIKKLIKDVLKGTLSNRKETAFLLSQARQQRENAKKRSAYPNIPVFLIASITSACNLHCAGCYARATGMCGDEKPAGAEPMSVSEWENIFGQAEELGISFILLAGGEPLLRSDLIEAAARYTSIIFPIFTNGTLIDDAYTMLFDENRNLVPVISIEGSIEGGIEGGIEETDARRGSGTYTSILASMGRLREGKILFGVSVTITTENLAEVTSAAFLDLLRDQGCRLVFYIEYTAIDHGSKEMELDAARSEELEGKMTAIKSAYPGMVFISFPGDEKHMGGCLAGGRGFFHINPYGSAEPCPFSPYSDRNLRNVSLLDAVNSPFFARLIDVGLVGGEHDGGCALFEHEAEVIALVNKE from the coding sequence ATGATTCGGGATATTCGGCTGGGTTTTTCCCGACGGAAAAGCATATATGGCAAACAAGAGGGATATGTACTCCTTACTATACCGGATGCATTTCTCACCACATATCTGAACGATGCGATCAAAAAGTTGATCAAAGACGTTCTGAAAGGCACGCTTTCGAACCGGAAGGAGACGGCGTTTCTGTTATCGCAGGCACGTCAGCAGCGGGAGAATGCGAAGAAGCGGAGTGCATATCCGAATATCCCGGTTTTTCTTATCGCAAGCATCACGTCGGCCTGCAATCTCCATTGTGCGGGATGCTATGCCCGGGCCACGGGTATGTGCGGGGATGAGAAACCGGCGGGAGCAGAACCGATGAGCGTTTCCGAGTGGGAGAATATTTTCGGTCAGGCAGAGGAGCTTGGGATCTCGTTTATCCTTCTTGCCGGAGGAGAGCCTCTGCTCCGCAGTGATCTGATCGAGGCGGCCGCCCGTTACACATCGATCATCTTCCCGATTTTTACGAACGGGACGCTGATCGATGATGCATATACGATGCTTTTCGATGAGAACCGGAATCTGGTGCCGGTTATCAGCATCGAAGGGAGCATCGAAGGGGGCATCGAAGGGGGCATCGAGGAGACGGATGCCCGCCGGGGGTCCGGGACGTATACGTCGATTTTAGCATCGATGGGCCGCCTTCGGGAGGGAAAGATCCTGTTCGGTGTTTCGGTGACGATCACGACGGAGAATCTTGCCGAAGTTACGTCGGCGGCATTTCTGGATCTGCTGCGGGATCAGGGATGCCGGCTCGTGTTCTATATCGAGTATACGGCAATCGATCACGGTTCAAAGGAGATGGAACTGGACGCGGCGAGGAGTGAGGAGCTGGAGGGGAAAATGACGGCAATCAAGTCGGCGTATCCGGGGATGGTGTTTATTTCGTTCCCGGGGGACGAGAAGCATATGGGCGGCTGTCTTGCGGGCGGTAGAGGATTTTTCCATATCAATCCGTACGGTTCGGCAGAGCCGTGCCCGTTTTCGCCGTATTCGGACCGGAATCTCCGGAACGTTTCTCTGCTGGATGCGGTGAACTCGCCGTTCTTTGCAAGGCTGATCGATGTGGGTCTTGTCGGGGGGGAGCATGACGGCGGTTGTGCTTTGTTCGAGCACGAGGCGGAAGTCATCGCACTCGTCAATAAAGAATAA
- a CDS encoding cation:proton antiporter, producing MVSQTDMLLAVVIVLACAIGVLFIGKKIHIPFIIGYFFTGIIVGPFGLHLITEEQVAVLAELGVILLMFTIGLELSLKNLLSMKKVVLIGGGLQVVITTVLVWLALQMAGLPSNTALFLGMMVSSSSTAIVLNIYQSKGQMATKHGKIALGILIFQDLAVVPMMMLAPILAGPEETNLLGTVLTFVFGLVMLGVILIAAIYLVPKFLQKVALTRSNELFIISIVTICLGIAWLLSLNGVSLALGAFLAGVAISESDYSHEVIGQIMPIRDLLTSFFFVSIGMLLDLGFLVHHLLFLLVLAASLILLKLVINFVSVKALGIATSVAFLSAFGLAQIGEFSFVLGATGHSSGILSDNVYQIFLAISIMTMILTPTVISMAPRFVDRFFPMPVPAGVGYSGSAEGVEDELPIGHVIIVGYGLTGHYVAKALKKVDIPYLILELNPETVANEKKLGENIHYGDASREAVLEFAGIEKAQTIVVSIPQMDTIKAILTTARRMNPKIGIITRSRYISETAELYRLGADEVIVDEKEAALQIFHRILSNQQVPVQDFDLYAKQARNEIYDKYIDLPINSNLAKAEPKGGRLDVIRLRAKQANDMISKSKSRVEQIRVEKGAEIAGKRISEVKMRKNYGVSVIAVRCAGKADAIVSPDGDTILNEGDTAVVIGEPDAIASITFLFAEKTE from the coding sequence ATGGTTAGTCAGACAGACATGCTTTTAGCAGTAGTGATCGTGCTCGCCTGCGCGATCGGTGTGTTATTTATCGGGAAAAAGATCCATATCCCGTTCATAATCGGCTATTTTTTCACTGGAATCATCGTCGGCCCCTTCGGTCTCCACTTAATCACCGAAGAACAGGTGGCCGTACTCGCAGAACTCGGCGTTATTCTTTTGATGTTCACCATCGGTCTTGAGTTATCGCTCAAAAACCTCCTCTCCATGAAGAAAGTAGTGCTGATAGGCGGCGGGCTGCAGGTGGTCATAACAACTGTCCTGGTCTGGCTGGCTCTCCAGATGGCGGGCCTCCCCTCCAACACCGCACTCTTCCTTGGAATGATGGTCTCGTCCTCTTCGACGGCCATCGTTCTCAACATCTATCAGAGCAAAGGTCAGATGGCGACCAAACACGGTAAGATCGCACTTGGTATCCTGATCTTCCAGGACCTCGCCGTCGTGCCGATGATGATGCTTGCCCCGATCCTCGCCGGCCCCGAAGAGACCAATCTCCTTGGAACCGTCCTGACCTTCGTGTTCGGTTTAGTGATGCTCGGCGTCATTCTCATCGCCGCCATCTATCTCGTCCCAAAGTTCCTCCAAAAGGTCGCCCTCACCCGGAGCAATGAACTTTTCATCATCTCGATCGTGACGATCTGTCTCGGTATCGCCTGGCTGCTGTCCTTAAACGGCGTGTCTCTGGCTCTTGGAGCGTTCCTTGCCGGGGTCGCGATCTCTGAATCCGACTACAGCCATGAAGTTATCGGACAGATAATGCCGATCCGGGATCTTCTGACGAGTTTCTTCTTCGTCTCGATCGGTATGCTTCTGGATCTTGGATTCCTCGTGCATCATCTGCTGTTCCTCCTCGTCCTTGCAGCCTCCCTGATCCTGCTCAAACTCGTGATCAACTTTGTCTCTGTAAAGGCCTTGGGAATAGCAACGAGCGTCGCATTCCTCTCGGCATTCGGCCTCGCCCAGATCGGAGAGTTCTCCTTCGTGCTTGGAGCGACCGGTCATTCCAGCGGCATCCTCAGCGATAATGTCTACCAGATATTCCTCGCGATTTCGATCATGACGATGATCCTGACGCCGACCGTTATCAGCATGGCGCCGCGGTTCGTCGACCGGTTCTTCCCGATGCCGGTCCCGGCAGGCGTTGGATACAGCGGATCTGCCGAGGGCGTGGAGGATGAACTGCCGATCGGGCACGTCATCATCGTCGGATACGGGCTGACGGGCCATTACGTCGCAAAAGCCCTGAAAAAGGTGGATATTCCGTATCTCATTCTCGAACTGAACCCGGAGACCGTGGCAAACGAGAAAAAACTCGGAGAAAACATCCATTACGGTGATGCATCACGTGAAGCGGTCCTGGAGTTCGCCGGAATCGAAAAAGCCCAGACGATCGTGGTTTCCATCCCGCAGATGGACACGATCAAGGCGATCTTGACGACCGCCCGCAGAATGAACCCGAAGATCGGCATCATCACAAGATCAAGATACATCTCGGAGACCGCCGAACTGTATCGCCTCGGAGCGGACGAAGTGATCGTCGATGAAAAGGAGGCCGCCCTCCAGATCTTCCACCGCATCCTTTCCAACCAGCAGGTGCCGGTGCAGGACTTCGATCTGTATGCCAAACAGGCCAGAAACGAGATCTACGACAAATACATCGACCTGCCGATCAACTCGAACCTTGCCAAAGCCGAACCGAAGGGCGGCAGATTGGATGTCATCCGACTTCGGGCAAAGCAGGCAAACGATATGATATCCAAAAGCAAGAGCAGAGTCGAGCAGATACGTGTCGAGAAAGGAGCAGAGATCGCCGGCAAACGTATCTCCGAAGTCAAGATGCGCAAGAATTACGGCGTTTCGGTCATTGCCGTGCGGTGTGCGGGCAAAGCGGATGCAATTGTCTCGCCGGACGGAGACACGATCTTAAACGAAGGCGACACCGCAGTCGTGATCGGAGAACCCGACGCGATCGCATCGATCACGTTCCTGTTTGCGGAAAAGACCGAGTAA